The Medicago truncatula cultivar Jemalong A17 chromosome 4, MtrunA17r5.0-ANR, whole genome shotgun sequence genome includes a region encoding these proteins:
- the LOC11438704 gene encoding probable histone H2A.3 produces the protein MDASTKTTKKGAGGRKGGGPRKKSVTRSIRAGLQFPVGRIGRYLKKGRYAQRVGTGAPVYLAAVLEYLAAEVLELAGNAARDNKKNRIIPRHLLLAVRNDEELGKLLAGVTIAHGGVLPNINPILLPKKTERANTGGKEPKTTKAGKSPKKA, from the coding sequence ATGGACGCAAGCACCAAGACAACAAAGAAAGGAGCCGGTGGAAGGAAGGGAGGAGGTCCAAGGAAGAAGTCGGTGACAAGATCCATCAGAGCCGGACTCCAATTCCCAGTCGGAAGAATCGGCCGTTACCTGAAGAAAGGTCGATATGCTCAGCGTGTCGGCACCGGTGCTCCGGTTTACCTAGCTGCAGTTCTTGAATACCTCGCTGCTGAGGTTCTTGAATTGGCAGGAAACGCTGCTCGTGATAACAAGAAGAATAGAATCATTCCAAGGCATTTGTTGTTGGCTGTTAGGAATGATGAAGAGCTTGGAAAACTGCTTGCTGGTGTTACAATTGCTCATGGTGGTGTTCTTCCGAACATTAACCCAATTCTGTTGCCTAAGAAGACTGAAAGGGCTAATACTGGTGGCAAGGAGCCAAAGACTACTAAGGCTGGAAAGTCTCCTAAGAAAGCTTAG
- the LOC11442767 gene encoding probable histone H2B.1 — protein sequence MAPKGEKKPAEKKPAEEKKSTVAEKAPAEKKPKAGKKLPKEGGSAAGEKKKKRSKKSVETYKIYIFKVLKQVHPDIGISSKAMGIMNSFINDIFEKLAQESSRLARYNKKPTITSREIQTAVRLVLPGELAKHAVSEGTKAVTKFTSS from the coding sequence ATGGCGCCAAAAGGAGAGAAGAAGCCAGCAGAGAAGAAACCAGCAGAGGAGAAGAAGTCCACCGTCGCTGAGAAAGCTCCGGCGGAGAAGAAGCCAAAGGCCGGAAAGAAGCTTCCAAAGGAAGGTGGTTCAGCCGCcggagagaagaagaagaagagaagcaAGAAGAGCGTTGAAACATACAAGATCTACATCTTCAAGGTTCTGAAACAAGTTCACCCAGACATTGGTATCTCAAGCAAAGCCATGGGTATCATGAACAGTTTCATCAATGATATCTTCGAGAAACTCGCTCAAGAATCATCCAGACTTGCTCGTTACAACAAGAAGCCAACAATCACTTCAAGGGAAATTCAGACCGCGGTCAGGCTTGTTCTGCCCGGTGAATTGGCCAAGCATGCTGTTTCTGAGGGTACCAAGGCTGTCACTAAGTTTACTAGTTCTTAG